DNA sequence from the Fuscovulum ytuae genome:
GAAGCCGCCTGGTAGCGGGCTGCTTCAAGGTCAGATCCGCCATTCGGCATTGCAAGTAAAGCCTTGGCGATGAACGACCGCTTTCCGCCCAGTCCGTCACTTCGCAACGGAGTCTGACGCTACGCAACCCGCTAAGCTCCGCGCCAGCCCTCGTTGTCCAACCCGCCTAAACATGCAAACCTCAAACCCGGAGCTACGCTGACAGCGGATGAATGTAGGTTCCTGTTACTTGCCTATTCAATGAAACTCGCGTGGTACAATATGTGGTATGTTGCAGTTATCTTATTAGTAAAACGACGTAATAACAATGAGTAGCGAGGAAAGTTATGCAGACACCTCCTCCGCCATCCGAACGCCCCCCAAATCCAACCTTCGCTCCACGCAACGGAGCGGTCGCAGGGTTTATGCAACCTTAATCCTAGCCCGATACTGCTACTGGGGAACGACACGGAGGAACCGATGCGGCACGAAAGCAAGTTTGCGGCCTGGATCAGGTCAGGCGGCAACAGCGTTTTCGTCTTGCCGCTTGGTTCGGATAGGGCACCGGACGGCAAGTTCTCGGTTGTCCCCGACAGGCTGCTGGACAGCATCATCGACGATGCGCTGGCCACAAGCCTTGCCCGATTGAATGGCTTTCTCCCCGCAGGTGTAAGCATTGACATCACATCAGTCGACCTCACCGCGATCAGGGATCAGCTGCGCAGCTCAGTTGCGGATCGGCTGACCGAAACCGGTGTTGCAGTCAATGCCAACGATCCAGTCATCAACGCGATCCTCGCGCGGTACGTGGAAGCGCTGAGCGGCTTTTTCCAGAGAGACGCGCTCCGACTCGAAAACTATGTTTGGCGCAGTGCGGACGACAGGCGCGTTCGCGCCGCCCATGCTGCAAACGACGATCAAGTATTCGCATGGTCAGCACCACCTGCAGGTGGTCATTCTGGCCAGGATTGGAACTGCCGATGCACGGCGGAGCCTCTCCTTGATCCCCAAGCCATTCCTGAAGGCGCGGTCTGCAATATTCTGAGTGCTGACAGACTGTCAGTGGTGTTTCCTGAAGCGCCGGAGAACAAGCTCGCCGAGATCGCAAAAGAGTTGGACCTTCGCGTCGTTTCCGGGCAGCTAGATACAAGAGAACGTCTGGTTCACTTCCTCGCGCAGATGCGCCAAGAAGCCGGAAGCAGTGCTCGACTTGTGGAAGGCTTCAACTACAGTGTGCGCGGGCTGATCGCGACCTACCGCTACTTCAGGGAAAATCCTGACGACGCAGAACGGTTCGGACGCACCGAGGGACATCCCGCCGACCAAGTTTCGATTGCAAACTTGGCGCTCGCCAATCGAAACGGCAATGGTGACGCTGCCAGTGGTGACGGCTGGACCTTTCGCGGCCGTGGGCTTTTTCAACCGACAGGCCGCGCCAACTATCGGGAGTTCACTGTCTGGCACGAGAACAATCTTGGCGGCGGTATCGACTTCGAAGCCGACCCGGACCGCGCTGCCGAACCCGTTTATGCCGTCAGGTCGGCAGTGTTCTTTTGGCTTGAACGCGGCCTTGCAGCATTTGCAGACCAAGGGCTCACCGACAACGCTACAGATGCGATAACGGAGCGCGTCAACCGTGACACCGACAGCTATGGAGAGCGACGGCAACACATGGCTTCGATCCGAGATGTTGGACAATTTGACGGCATCTGCCGCTTCTCCGTTTCCCGCCCAAGGTTCGAGGACGCGAAATGAGAAGGACGCTCCTGACGATTTTCGCATGGGCAGTTTCCTCTTTCGCCGTCGCCGCTCAAGAGGTGGTCTACCGCTCAACACTGGCCGAACAATCTGTCGAGACCGCTGACCTTCTGATCGTACTGGAACCGGTCGATGAGGATGTCCGCTTTGCGATCACGTTGCACAACAAGCAAACCGGTTTGGAGCGCCAGTACGAGTTCGATGGTGAAGGTGCCAGCGATCCCCGCCCGTTTCAGCTAGCCTCAATGCGTTACTGCGGTTCTCCGGTTGTCCTGCTGACGGTTGAATACCCTTGGCGCCATGAGCTTCCGCAGTACGTTCGAGCTTTAGAAACCTTTGCGTTCCATTCTTCGGATTTTGCCTTCATCGACAAGACATTTGGGCCGCTCACGGACATCGCTATACTGGACAGTCAGGACCACGGCGGCGAAGATTTTGGGATGCAACCACCGGTCCTCGTTCAATGTCTCTCTGATCCCGCCGCTCTCCCATTTGTGTTTTCAATGAAAGCAAAGGATTAGGGCCGCATTGGGGTGGAGAAGGTTGGGCCGCAGACCCATCCCCTCCGCCATTTACTTATGAATTATAAGGGTTTCCGTCAGAATTGGCTGAAGCCACCATGACCTGCCAGCGGTCTTTCATCCAAGTGCGACCGGAGCCTTATGCCACAGGCCAGGCTCACATTGCAGCCGGAGGAAAAATCCCGTGTGAGGTCTGCGTTCTCAGAACGGCTCGCCCAGCGATGCCACACCGTTCACTTTCAGCAGGCGTTTGTTGGATGCGATGATCCCAAGGACGACGATCGTGACGATATAGGGCAGGCTGGACAAGAGTTGCGAGGGGATGGCCCAGCCTTCAGTCTGCGCTACGAGGCTGGCCAGAGATACGGCCCCGAACAGAAGCGCGCCAAAGAAGATGCGCCCCGTAAGCCACGTCCCGAACACCACAAGCGCAAGCGCGATCCAGCCGCGCCCTGCGATCATCCCGTCTGCCCAAAGGGGGGTGTAGACGGTCGAAGCATAGGCCCCTGCCACGCCCGCCATCGCCCCGCCAAAGGCCACGGCGCCGTAGCGAATGGCTAGGACAGGATAACCGATGGCGCGCGCGGCATGCGGATTTTCCCCGACCGCCCGCAGGACCAGCCCGAGTTTCGAAAACCGGAACATCCCCCAGATTGCCGCTGTCGCCAGAAGCGAGAGCCAGACCACGATATCCTGCACGAAGAGCCCGCCAAGAACGGGCAGGTCAGACAGCCCCGGCACCGCCCATTTGGCAAGGCCGGTGATCGTCAGGCTTTCGTAGCTTTTGCCGATCAGGGAGGACAGTCCCTGACCCAATATCCCAACGGCCAGCCCGGCGGCGACCTGATTGGCCTTCACGCCAAGGGCCAAAAGCCCAAAGATCAAAGACAGCGCCAGACCGGCCAGAGCCGCGGCCATGAAGGCCAGCATGTGACCGCCGCCGTGATAGACGATGATGAAGGCAATCACGGCCCCCAACGCCATGATCCCTTCGAGCCCGAGGTTCAAAACCCCGGTCCGTTCCACCACCAATTCGCCAAGCGCTGCCAAGAGAAATGGCGTTGCTGCAGCAAGCATGCCTGCAAGGATGAAGGAAAGCCCGCTCATGCCCCGCCTCCCTGCGCTGTGCGGCCCCAGTCGATGCGGAACCTCACAAAGGTCACCGCAGCCAGATAGCAAACCAGAAGCGTCCCTTGGAACACCCGCACCGCCGCCACAGGAAGATCGGCTGACACCATCGCATTGTCGCCGCCGATATAAAGCACTGCCATCAGAAGTGAGGAGGCCACGATCCCCAGCGGATGCAGGCCGCCCAGATAGGCCACGATGATTGCGGCATAGCCATAGCCTGTCGAGATCGAGCGTTGGAGTTGGCCGATCGGACCTGCCACCTCGGCCGCGCCGGCAAGTCCAGCTGCGAAACCGCCGATCAAAAGCGAAAGCCAGATCGCCCGCGATTCAGAGAAACCGGCATAGCCAGCCGCCCTTGGTGCCAGCCCGCCGACGAGGAATTGATAACCGCCAAAGCTGCGCTGCATATAGGCCCAAGCCAGCACCGCTGACAGCAGTGCGAGCAGCAGCGAGACATTGACCCGCGTGCCAGGGATCAGGATTGGGATCATCGCATCGTACTGGAACATCACCGATTGGGGGAAATTGAACCCCATCGGGTCCTTCCAAGGGCCGAGCAGCAGATAGTTCAAAACCTGAATGGCGATCAGGCTCATCATCAAGGTGACAAGGATTTCATTCGCGTTCAGCCGCACGCGCCA
Encoded proteins:
- a CDS encoding ABC transporter permease — encoded protein: MTFRLIRREKASTRMAILAPLLALLTAMVLNLMIFLAMGKDPFAVFHAMLLEPFLSWSGFSEVLLKTGPLLLIAQGLAIGFRAKVFNIGAEGQFILGAIFASAIPVYFPQATGGWIWPAMLVLGALGGALWAVVPAFWRVRLNANEILVTLMMSLIAIQVLNYLLLGPWKDPMGFNFPQSVMFQYDAMIPILIPGTRVNVSLLLALLSAVLAWAYMQRSFGGYQFLVGGLAPRAAGYAGFSESRAIWLSLLIGGFAAGLAGAAEVAGPIGQLQRSISTGYGYAAIIVAYLGGLHPLGIVASSLLMAVLYIGGDNAMVSADLPVAAVRVFQGTLLVCYLAAVTFVRFRIDWGRTAQGGGA
- a CDS encoding ABC transporter permease yields the protein MSGLSFILAGMLAAATPFLLAALGELVVERTGVLNLGLEGIMALGAVIAFIIVYHGGGHMLAFMAAALAGLALSLIFGLLALGVKANQVAAGLAVGILGQGLSSLIGKSYESLTITGLAKWAVPGLSDLPVLGGLFVQDIVVWLSLLATAAIWGMFRFSKLGLVLRAVGENPHAARAIGYPVLAIRYGAVAFGGAMAGVAGAYASTVYTPLWADGMIAGRGWIALALVVFGTWLTGRIFFGALLFGAVSLASLVAQTEGWAIPSQLLSSLPYIVTIVVLGIIASNKRLLKVNGVASLGEPF
- a CDS encoding phage minor head protein produces the protein MRHESKFAAWIRSGGNSVFVLPLGSDRAPDGKFSVVPDRLLDSIIDDALATSLARLNGFLPAGVSIDITSVDLTAIRDQLRSSVADRLTETGVAVNANDPVINAILARYVEALSGFFQRDALRLENYVWRSADDRRVRAAHAANDDQVFAWSAPPAGGHSGQDWNCRCTAEPLLDPQAIPEGAVCNILSADRLSVVFPEAPENKLAEIAKELDLRVVSGQLDTRERLVHFLAQMRQEAGSSARLVEGFNYSVRGLIATYRYFRENPDDAERFGRTEGHPADQVSIANLALANRNGNGDAASGDGWTFRGRGLFQPTGRANYREFTVWHENNLGGGIDFEADPDRAAEPVYAVRSAVFFWLERGLAAFADQGLTDNATDAITERVNRDTDSYGERRQHMASIRDVGQFDGICRFSVSRPRFEDAK